A genomic window from Sphingobacterium spiritivorum includes:
- a CDS encoding DUF2071 domain-containing protein: MKIPVIHGFIERRLLINYTVDPEVVSGILPSPFRPKLYKKKAIVGICLIRLKHIKPKGIPDFLGIGSENAAHRVAVEWDEEGIVNEGVYIPRRDTSSRINAIVGGRIFPGKHHLATFDVKEKQHAYHIDILSSDQTSVSISAALSDTFTKDSIFGTLNEVADFFEKGCDGYSPNGKSFDGLRLHTYQWKVKPLKVEHVSSSFFEDEHIFPKNSISFDNAILMENIEHEWHSLPVKTK, translated from the coding sequence ATGAAAATACCTGTCATACATGGTTTTATTGAGCGAAGGTTGCTGATCAATTATACTGTAGACCCTGAAGTTGTATCAGGTATCTTACCGAGCCCTTTCAGACCCAAGCTTTATAAAAAAAAAGCGATTGTCGGTATATGTCTGATTCGACTGAAACACATAAAACCGAAAGGAATACCTGATTTTCTGGGCATCGGATCCGAAAATGCTGCCCATAGGGTTGCTGTGGAATGGGATGAAGAAGGTATTGTAAATGAAGGAGTGTATATCCCAAGACGGGACACTTCTTCAAGAATAAATGCAATAGTCGGAGGAAGAATATTTCCGGGAAAGCATCATCTTGCAACGTTTGATGTAAAAGAAAAACAGCATGCTTATCATATTGACATCTTAAGTTCAGATCAGACTTCTGTATCCATCTCTGCAGCGCTTTCTGACACCTTTACTAAGGATTCGATATTCGGCACACTGAATGAAGTAGCTGATTTTTTTGAAAAGGGTTGTGATGGATATTCTCCGAATGGGAAAAGTTTTGACGGATTAAGACTTCATACGTATCAATGGAAAGTAAAACCTCTTAAAGTAGAACATGTATCCTCCAGCTTTTTTGAAGATGAGCATATATTTCCTAAAAACAGTATTTCTTTTGATAATGCAATTTTAATGGAAAATATAGAGCATGAATGGCACTCTTTACCAGTAAAAACAAAGTAA
- a CDS encoding cation:proton antiporter has protein sequence MKRFKNTFFYAGVIGICGLLMYVTYQLGLDKQEGRHFETIGTGKGHWPEFLDTLTHNLQHPLAILLAQIITIIVAARFFGWIFKKIGQPYVIGEIIAGIALGPSFFGSYFPEFSALLFPVESLGNLQMLSQVGLVMFMFVIGMELDLNILRNKAHDAVVISHASIVIPFSLGMVLAYFIYLDFAPEHVEYLSFSLFMGIAMSITAFPVLARIVQERGIQKTRLGTVVLTCAAADDITAWCILAIVIAIVKAGSFVSSLYVIGLAVVYVWIMIKLVRPFLKRIGDLHAQRESLGAPIVAIFFIVLIISAYLSEIIGIHALFGAFMAGAIMPENKKFRHIFIEKVEDVALVLLLPLFFVYTGLRTQIGLLNDIELWKTTGWIILVAVAGKFIGSALAARFVGQNWKDSLTIGALMNTRGLMELVVLNIGYDLGVLSPEIFAMLVVMALLTTFMTGPALDFINWAFRKQTQIAPDYISDKTKYNILLSFGNPDTGISLLRLANSMTRKNTQLNTVTALHLSADNMLPQYDWETEEKESFAPLITLSDDLKQPLTTHFKVSNDINADIVDIVNEGNYDLLLIGVGQSIFEGSLLGKILGFTTRFINPERIFNQMSGKEQIFSYAAFDDRTSSILSGSEVSVGVLIDKGQTVFNKILVPVFSDEDSFLVDYAKKFITNNNSQVVILDVQGILRDNSYVKEAVRAIEHIASNHISLMHERVIDKNFVAEQQLMLVSLKSWKKLVESKSVWLTDAPSTLIIKHKP, from the coding sequence ATGAAAAGATTTAAGAATACATTTTTTTATGCCGGAGTGATCGGAATCTGTGGATTGCTGATGTACGTGACTTATCAATTGGGATTAGATAAACAGGAGGGAAGGCATTTTGAGACGATAGGTACAGGTAAAGGACATTGGCCGGAGTTTCTGGATACACTGACACACAATCTTCAACATCCTCTGGCTATTCTGTTGGCCCAGATTATAACCATTATTGTTGCAGCTCGTTTTTTTGGATGGATTTTCAAAAAAATTGGTCAGCCGTATGTTATCGGTGAGATCATAGCAGGTATCGCGTTAGGCCCTTCATTTTTCGGATCATATTTTCCGGAATTCTCCGCCTTGTTGTTTCCGGTAGAGTCATTAGGCAATCTGCAGATGCTAAGCCAGGTCGGATTGGTCATGTTTATGTTTGTGATCGGGATGGAGCTGGATTTGAATATTTTACGCAATAAGGCACACGATGCAGTCGTGATCAGTCATGCCAGCATTGTGATTCCATTTTCTCTGGGGATGGTTCTGGCCTATTTTATATACCTGGATTTTGCTCCGGAACATGTAGAATACCTATCCTTCAGCTTATTTATGGGAATAGCAATGAGTATTACTGCATTTCCGGTTTTGGCCCGTATCGTACAGGAAAGAGGGATACAAAAGACACGGTTAGGAACCGTAGTATTGACCTGTGCTGCTGCAGACGATATCACAGCATGGTGTATCCTGGCTATTGTGATCGCAATAGTAAAGGCCGGTTCGTTTGTCAGTTCGCTGTATGTCATCGGATTAGCCGTAGTGTACGTATGGATTATGATCAAACTGGTAAGACCCTTTCTGAAAAGGATCGGTGATCTGCACGCACAGCGCGAAAGCCTGGGTGCACCTATAGTTGCTATCTTCTTTATCGTACTGATCATATCTGCATATCTCAGTGAAATAATCGGCATACATGCCTTGTTCGGGGCTTTTATGGCAGGAGCGATTATGCCGGAAAACAAAAAATTCAGACATATCTTCATTGAGAAAGTAGAAGATGTCGCTCTCGTATTATTATTGCCACTCTTCTTTGTCTATACAGGGCTTCGTACACAGATCGGTCTTTTAAATGATATCGAGCTTTGGAAAACCACAGGCTGGATTATTCTGGTCGCTGTGGCCGGTAAATTTATAGGAAGTGCTTTGGCTGCAAGATTTGTAGGACAGAACTGGAAAGACAGTCTTACAATCGGAGCACTCATGAATACAAGAGGATTGATGGAACTGGTCGTGTTGAATATCGGATATGATCTCGGAGTCCTCTCTCCGGAAATATTTGCCATGTTGGTAGTAATGGCTTTACTGACAACATTTATGACCGGACCTGCACTCGATTTTATCAACTGGGCCTTTCGTAAACAGACGCAGATCGCTCCGGATTATATTTCAGACAAAACAAAATACAACATCCTCTTATCTTTTGGTAATCCCGATACAGGAATTTCATTGTTAAGACTGGCCAACAGTATGACCCGTAAAAACACGCAACTCAACACGGTGACTGCACTGCATCTGTCAGCAGACAATATGTTGCCTCAGTATGACTGGGAAACAGAGGAAAAAGAAAGTTTTGCTCCTTTAATCACGCTTTCAGATGATCTGAAGCAACCCCTGACCACACATTTTAAAGTATCTAACGATATCAATGCAGATATCGTGGATATTGTGAATGAAGGTAACTATGACTTGTTACTGATAGGGGTAGGGCAGTCTATTTTTGAAGGAAGCCTGCTCGGTAAGATATTAGGTTTTACCACCCGTTTTATTAATCCCGAACGTATTTTTAACCAGATGTCCGGGAAAGAGCAAATCTTCTCTTATGCTGCATTTGACGACAGAACATCCTCCATACTAAGTGGAAGTGAGGTCTCCGTTGGCGTGTTGATCGATAAGGGGCAGACTGTGTTTAATAAAATATTGGTTCCGGTATTCTCTGATGAAGATTCTTTTCTCGTAGACTATGCCAAGAAATTCATTACCAATAACAATTCACAGGTCGTTATCCTGGATGTACAAGGAATCTTACGTGATAATTCGTATGTAAAAGAAGCGGTCAGAGCTATAGAACATATTGCATCCAACCATATCAGTCTGATGCATGAACGGGTGATTGATAAGAATTTTGTGGCGGAGCAGCAGTTGATGCTCGTCAGCCTGAAGAGTTGGAAAAAGCTGGTTGAATCCAAAAGTGTGTGGCTTACAGATGCACCTTCTACACTTATTATTAAACATAAGCCTTGA
- a CDS encoding FecR family protein — translation MKTRIRYLLRQYFYNHATHEELVEFFDMVRSARYDDELSVLLKELYEELKREDPSLTFVDTEGNLMELPDKETVDSTHVKVSSRSSVSKWAVSLSAAIVVLLFSWGAYRIGEYTENGSSEEYVQVIKEAANDENKVLHLADGTTVWLNGSSRLEYPQEFEKDKPREVTLIGEAYFEVHKAVDWPFIVHTGSVRTTVVGTQFNVKAYPGMKDVMVAVKSGKVKVSKNDKLLAVLQKDQELRVPVVASAQQGKEHILTDKIAGNWKEGYLEYEDETIESVLLDLQRIYQIEIILEKKEIANKDITLSVRKDSGALQVLDILCALTESRLKTDNKNYIIY, via the coding sequence ATGAAGACACGTATTCGTTATTTGCTGCGCCAATATTTTTATAATCATGCTACTCATGAGGAGCTTGTTGAGTTTTTCGATATGGTTCGTAGTGCGCGATATGATGACGAATTATCTGTATTACTTAAAGAATTATATGAGGAGCTGAAGCGTGAAGATCCTTCCCTCACTTTTGTTGATACCGAGGGTAATCTAATGGAGCTTCCGGATAAGGAAACTGTTGATTCAACACATGTTAAAGTATCCAGCAGATCTTCCGTAAGCAAATGGGCTGTCAGTCTGTCAGCGGCTATTGTTGTTTTATTGTTTTCATGGGGAGCTTACCGGATTGGGGAGTACACTGAAAACGGAAGTTCAGAAGAATATGTGCAGGTCATCAAAGAAGCTGCTAATGATGAAAATAAAGTGCTTCATCTGGCCGATGGTACTACGGTATGGCTGAATGGCTCGTCCCGTCTGGAGTATCCACAGGAGTTTGAAAAAGATAAACCCAGAGAAGTTACACTGATCGGTGAAGCCTATTTTGAAGTTCATAAGGCTGTAGACTGGCCGTTTATAGTGCATACCGGATCTGTCCGGACAACCGTAGTCGGGACACAATTCAATGTGAAAGCATATCCTGGTATGAAGGATGTGATGGTCGCTGTCAAAAGTGGAAAAGTAAAAGTCAGTAAAAATGATAAACTACTTGCAGTATTGCAGAAAGATCAGGAACTAAGAGTTCCGGTCGTGGCTTCAGCACAGCAAGGCAAAGAACATATCCTTACCGATAAGATCGCAGGTAACTGGAAAGAAGGTTATCTGGAATACGAAGACGAAACCATAGAATCTGTACTTCTCGATCTGCAACGCATCTATCAGATAGAAATAATATTAGAGAAAAAAGAAATCGCTAATAAGGATATCACCTTATCCGTACGTAAAGATAGTGGGGCTTTACAGGTGCTGGATATCTTGTGTGCGCTTACAGAAAGCAGACTGAAAACAGACAATAAAAACTATATCATTTATTAA
- a CDS encoding CatB-related O-acetyltransferase, whose product MKEGKQKHWSIVEYLHETVTNTNIHIKGTKSYYSSAWTGSFEESVVRYLYGDAYSLKTWKPQWKIDQLYIGNYVCIGAEVIILMGGNNTHRSDWFSLYPFVETLEESYKTKGDTHIDDGAWLGIRSVLMPGIRIGEGAIVAAGAIVTKDVAPYSIVGGNPAKLIGYRFPEETIAQLLEMQLYSWTEEKFETLKSYICAHDIDQLVKAEKEYKD is encoded by the coding sequence ATGAAAGAAGGGAAACAAAAACATTGGTCTATAGTCGAATATCTGCATGAAACTGTAACCAATACCAATATTCATATTAAGGGTACCAAAAGTTATTACAGTTCTGCATGGACAGGATCTTTTGAAGAATCTGTAGTGCGCTATCTCTATGGGGATGCCTATAGTCTGAAAACATGGAAACCCCAGTGGAAAATCGACCAGCTCTATATCGGTAATTATGTATGTATCGGTGCAGAAGTCATTATCCTGATGGGCGGTAATAACACTCATCGTTCGGATTGGTTCAGCTTATATCCTTTTGTAGAAACATTGGAAGAGTCTTATAAAACAAAAGGAGATACACATATTGATGACGGGGCGTGGCTTGGAATACGCTCTGTACTTATGCCGGGTATTCGCATTGGTGAAGGAGCTATTGTCGCTGCAGGAGCTATTGTGACCAAAGATGTTGCACCTTACAGCATTGTCGGAGGTAATCCTGCAAAACTGATCGGCTACAGGTTCCCGGAAGAAACCATAGCACAACTTTTAGAAATGCAACTGTACTCCTGGACGGAAGAAAAGTTTGAGACACTGAAATCTTACATTTGTGCTCATGATATCGATCAATTGGTGAAAGCAGAGAAAGAATATAAGGACTAA
- a CDS encoding SusC/RagA family TonB-linked outer membrane protein yields MKISLLALILTCVTTFAAYSSNAQNLRDVKASLPSETLKLKDALRQLEKQTKIRFTYMSSDINQKTVRTNGKSSNLADILHDLLQNTDLQYQVINQTVIIKKENSTVNNIEKYTGNSRQQPIKGYVFDEKGNKLAGVTVRLKGTNLVTSTNGNGYFELSGANTSQPVLIISYIGYQLLEQAYTPTSAEGTELRLQPDLGNLDEVTVIGYGTTSKRVSTGSTAGISSDVIQRAPVNNPLEALQGRIAGLEVNSSNGLPGASFNVRLRGINSLNENANAPLYIIDGVPYFSESLNVFTGDNGSQSPLAAINPADIERIDVLKDADATAIYGSRGANGVILITTKKGSSGKTQVSFNAYTGAGKVSNNLEMLSTAEYLELRREAFANSGGTPDPETPDLFKWSQTEDQNWQKLLMGNTGKLTEANFSASGGSELTTFLISGTFRNETTVQPGDNGYKKGAGMLSINHRSSNNKFSISATANYTGDMNDALATDISQYFNLSPNLPIYDEVGDYYWYGNIQNPYAFLDRKSESRNKALLSSGTIRYSPLKGLNLSATIGYNHTALDQLQMYPKRSFNPQNSTVSMSYFGNSSISSYSIEPQASYVYHLGKGTFDVLAGTTWQQSVRDGQFLQAEDFTSDSQLDNINAAVTIRPRKFNYSKYRYQAAFARATYNYDNRYILNVTFRRDGSSRFGPDKRVGNFGSVGAAWVFTEENWLKEAVPFLNFGKLRGSYGSTGNDQIGDYGFMDSWSYLSYPYGGVAGLYPTRVANPTYSWERNRKLEGGLELAFWNSRLTLNINHYYNKSDNQLINSTLSPQTGFSGYTANMPGIVENKGWEFEVGSTNYRTDDFEWKTNANLTISRNKLVAYPGLIGSGEEGRFAIGQPLDIVFGFQFTGVDPQTGLAQFADLNGDGKVDNNLGDQYVMGTHLPKFFGGLSNSFRYKNLDVSFLLQFVKQEGEMLNFGYMSPASLGSLANFDKSALRRWRNQGDVTDIPRAAALATDDGYKSYNTFYRHSDAQWGDASFIRLKNVMVSYDFTSLLSALKTQRISLYAQGQNLFTITGYDGFDPETRGYVVPPLKYYTLGIRFTY; encoded by the coding sequence ATGAAAATATCCTTACTGGCCCTTATATTGACATGTGTCACGACCTTTGCAGCGTATAGCTCTAACGCCCAGAATCTACGGGACGTAAAGGCTTCTCTGCCATCAGAGACACTCAAACTAAAGGATGCACTTCGTCAGCTGGAGAAGCAGACGAAAATCAGATTTACCTATATGAGCAGTGATATTAACCAGAAAACTGTTCGCACAAATGGTAAGAGTTCCAATTTGGCTGATATCCTTCATGATCTGCTGCAAAACACAGATTTGCAGTATCAGGTCATCAATCAGACTGTTATTATTAAAAAAGAAAATTCTACTGTAAACAATATCGAAAAATACACAGGCAACTCCCGGCAACAACCTATAAAAGGGTATGTTTTCGATGAAAAGGGGAACAAACTGGCGGGAGTTACCGTACGGTTGAAAGGAACTAATCTGGTGACATCAACCAACGGAAACGGTTATTTTGAGCTCTCCGGAGCAAATACAAGCCAGCCGGTGCTGATCATTTCCTACATCGGATATCAGCTGCTTGAACAAGCCTATACACCTACTTCTGCAGAAGGAACAGAACTTCGCCTTCAGCCGGATCTGGGAAATCTGGATGAAGTGACGGTGATCGGTTACGGTACTACCAGTAAGCGTGTGAGTACGGGTTCTACAGCCGGTATTTCCAGTGATGTTATACAGCGCGCGCCTGTCAATAATCCTTTAGAAGCATTGCAGGGACGTATTGCAGGACTTGAAGTCAACAGTTCTAATGGATTGCCCGGAGCTTCCTTTAATGTGAGATTAAGAGGGATTAATTCCTTGAATGAAAATGCAAATGCCCCTCTTTACATTATCGATGGAGTACCGTATTTTTCGGAATCCTTAAATGTATTTACCGGAGATAATGGTTCGCAAAGTCCGCTGGCAGCTATCAATCCTGCAGATATCGAGCGTATAGATGTACTGAAAGATGCAGATGCTACCGCAATATATGGATCAAGAGGAGCTAACGGAGTCATATTGATCACCACTAAAAAAGGAAGTTCAGGCAAAACACAGGTTAGTTTTAATGCCTATACAGGAGCAGGCAAAGTATCCAATAACCTGGAAATGCTGAGTACTGCAGAATATCTGGAATTACGTCGTGAAGCTTTTGCCAATTCCGGTGGCACTCCTGATCCGGAAACTCCGGACCTGTTCAAATGGAGCCAGACAGAAGATCAAAACTGGCAAAAGCTGCTGATGGGAAACACGGGCAAACTGACAGAAGCCAATTTCTCGGCTTCGGGAGGCTCTGAGCTGACCACATTTCTGATAAGCGGTACATTTCGGAACGAAACTACCGTACAACCGGGCGACAACGGATATAAAAAAGGTGCAGGAATGCTTTCCATCAACCACCGCTCGAGCAACAATAAGTTTTCCATATCTGCTACAGCAAACTACACAGGCGATATGAATGATGCGCTGGCTACAGATATCAGTCAATATTTCAATCTATCACCGAATCTGCCGATTTATGATGAAGTAGGCGATTATTACTGGTATGGCAATATTCAGAACCCTTATGCCTTTCTGGACCGTAAATCAGAATCCCGCAACAAAGCGCTATTGTCAAGCGGAACTATACGCTACAGTCCGTTGAAAGGTCTGAACCTTTCTGCTACGATTGGTTATAACCATACTGCCCTTGATCAGTTGCAGATGTATCCCAAGAGAAGTTTTAATCCGCAGAACTCTACGGTAAGCATGTCTTACTTTGGCAACAGCAGTATCTCTTCATACAGCATCGAACCGCAGGCCAGTTATGTATATCATCTGGGAAAAGGTACGTTTGATGTTCTTGCCGGAACAACCTGGCAGCAAAGTGTACGTGATGGCCAGTTCTTACAGGCAGAAGATTTTACTTCAGATTCACAACTGGATAATATCAATGCTGCTGTGACGATCCGTCCCCGCAAATTCAATTATTCGAAATACAGATATCAGGCTGCTTTTGCACGTGCTACCTACAATTATGACAACAGGTATATTCTGAATGTGACCTTTCGTCGGGATGGTTCATCCCGCTTCGGTCCGGACAAACGTGTCGGAAACTTCGGTTCTGTCGGTGCGGCATGGGTGTTTACAGAAGAAAACTGGCTTAAAGAAGCCGTTCCCTTCCTTAATTTTGGAAAGTTACGCGGAAGCTACGGATCTACAGGTAATGACCAGATCGGAGATTACGGATTTATGGACAGCTGGAGTTATCTGAGTTATCCTTATGGCGGAGTGGCGGGTTTATATCCGACACGTGTTGCCAATCCTACATATAGCTGGGAGAGAAACCGTAAACTGGAAGGAGGGCTTGAACTGGCTTTCTGGAACAGCAGATTGACCTTAAATATCAATCATTACTACAATAAATCTGACAACCAGCTTATCAATTCTACTTTATCTCCGCAGACAGGATTTTCCGGTTATACCGCCAATATGCCAGGTATAGTAGAAAACAAAGGGTGGGAGTTTGAAGTCGGGTCTACCAATTACAGAACGGATGATTTTGAATGGAAAACAAATGCCAACCTAACCATTTCACGCAATAAACTGGTTGCTTATCCAGGTCTTATAGGTTCAGGAGAAGAGGGCCGGTTTGCTATTGGTCAACCATTGGATATTGTATTCGGTTTTCAGTTTACAGGAGTAGATCCGCAGACCGGTCTTGCACAGTTCGCAGATTTGAACGGAGACGGAAAAGTGGATAATAATCTTGGAGATCAGTATGTAATGGGAACACATCTTCCTAAGTTTTTCGGTGGGTTGAGTAACAGCTTCCGGTATAAAAATCTGGATGTAAGTTTTCTTCTCCAGTTTGTAAAACAAGAAGGAGAGATGCTGAATTTCGGATATATGTCTCCGGCAAGTCTGGGTTCACTGGCCAATTTTGATAAATCAGCACTGCGTCGCTGGAGAAATCAGGGCGATGTGACAGATATTCCACGGGCTGCAGCTTTAGCAACTGACGACGGGTATAAGTCATATAATACCTTTTACAGACATTCCGATGCACAATGGGGAGATGCTTCCTTTATCCGCTTAAAGAATGTAATGGTCAGTTATGATTTTACTTCATTACTGTCAGCTCTCAAGACACAGCGTATCAGTCTGTATGCACAGGGGCAAAATCTGTTTACCATTACCGGATATGATGGTTTTGACCCGGAGACAAGAGGCTACGTAGTACCTCCGTTGAAATATTATACTTTAGGCATTCGTTTCACTTATTAA
- a CDS encoding RNA polymerase sigma-70 factor — protein sequence MSTGKRSDENKSRDMYRAKEEEPLRLLFNDVFYTYEKALFRLALNTCKDEHVAHDIVHDVFLKLWEIRQQLHEIKSIESFLFTMTRNKIMDHLRKVASDARLRQAILESMQTIVDQHPAPVEYKEYKEILRKAVDNLPEQRKAIYLMRDEGYNYQEIADEFDISRHTVKNQISAAMKSIRKVLSKFLTF from the coding sequence ATGTCAACAGGGAAAAGGTCGGATGAAAATAAATCACGTGATATGTATCGTGCAAAGGAAGAAGAACCCTTGCGATTGTTATTCAATGATGTTTTCTATACCTATGAAAAGGCCCTTTTCAGATTAGCGCTCAATACCTGCAAAGATGAACATGTCGCACATGATATTGTGCATGATGTATTTCTGAAACTCTGGGAAATCCGTCAACAGCTCCATGAAATCAAATCGATAGAATCTTTTCTGTTTACGATGACCCGTAATAAAATTATGGATCACCTCCGTAAAGTAGCATCGGATGCGAGACTGAGACAAGCTATTTTGGAATCTATGCAGACGATTGTTGATCAGCATCCGGCTCCGGTAGAATACAAAGAGTATAAAGAGATACTGAGAAAAGCGGTAGACAATCTTCCTGAACAACGTAAAGCTATCTATCTGATGCGGGATGAAGGATATAATTATCAGGAAATAGCCGATGAATTTGACATCTCCAGGCATACTGTGAAAAATCAAATCTCAGCCGCAATGAAATCCATTCGTAAAGTTCTTTCTAAATTTCTTACTTTCTGA
- a CDS encoding LytR/AlgR family response regulator transcription factor has translation MLKCILLDDELPGLKFLKLITEQMEELEIVRTYNDPAKLLQDAGELQFDLCIMDIEMPVINGLQIAKQLSDKMIIFVTAYSEYAADAFDLNVVDYVRKPLSKERLQVAIDKAVARKPRENELAPINFNTDQGKYLLHLQEITHILNSRIDGRDKDVFLRNGESICIKNVNFAKLEELLPEKNFCRINKKELIALDIVRSYTHNTISSIPLNSGVSLTFQLSNTYRQAFLSKIRD, from the coding sequence GTGCTAAAATGTATACTACTTGATGATGAATTGCCGGGGTTAAAGTTTCTGAAACTAATTACCGAACAGATGGAAGAGCTGGAGATTGTAAGGACCTATAATGATCCCGCAAAATTACTGCAGGACGCAGGTGAATTGCAATTTGATCTGTGTATCATGGATATCGAAATGCCTGTTATCAATGGTTTGCAGATCGCAAAACAACTGTCGGACAAAATGATTATTTTTGTGACAGCATATTCTGAGTACGCTGCGGATGCTTTTGATCTGAATGTGGTGGATTATGTCCGCAAGCCTTTAAGTAAAGAAAGGCTGCAGGTAGCTATCGATAAAGCTGTAGCCCGCAAACCCCGGGAAAATGAGCTGGCTCCCATCAATTTTAATACAGATCAGGGAAAATACTTGCTTCATCTTCAGGAAATAACACATATTCTCAATTCCAGAATCGATGGACGTGATAAGGATGTATTCCTGCGCAATGGCGAATCTATCTGTATTAAGAACGTCAATTTTGCGAAATTAGAAGAGTTGCTGCCCGAAAAGAATTTCTGCAGAATCAATAAAAAAGAATTAATAGCATTGGATATTGTACGGTCCTATACACATAATACCATAAGCTCAATACCGTTGAATTCGGGTGTATCGCTTACCTTTCAGTTGTCCAATACCTACCGTCAGGCTTTTCTATCCAAAATAAGAGATTGA